AGATTAGGCCAAGAGTTTTATGGATATAAAGAAACCTTGGTTGAAGCGAAAAAGACGATCCTAGAGAGCTTAGACTTACTATATCAGATTGGGTTTGGTGGAAATGCAGTAGGTACGGGAATCAATGCTCATCCAAAATATTCCGAATTAGCGATTGAAAAGGTAGCTGAGATTACAGGATTCCCATTTCGAAATCCTAGTAACCGGTTTATGTTTATGCAAAATACTCAAGGTGCGATTAAATTAAGCGGGGCGCTGAAAAACTTAGCGATTCATCTGATTAAAATTGCTAGTGATTTGCGTTTGTTAAGTTCGGGGCCGCGCACAGGGCTAGCAGAAATTACTTTGCCACCTGTCCAACCAGGTTCATCGATTATGCCAGGAAAAGTAAACCCTGTCATGGCAGAGATGATGAATATGATTGGTAGCCAAGTGATTGGTAATGATGCAACCATTACTTCAGCTGGTCAAGCCTCACAATTGGAGCTAAATGTGATGATGCCTGTGATCGCTTATAATCTTTTACATTCACTGCAAATATTAAGTAATGGAATTAAGGTCTTTAATGAAAGATCGGTCAAAGGAATCATGGCCAATGAGAAAAGATGTAATGAGTTAATGGAACAAAGCTTAGCATTAGCAACAGCATTAAATCCAGCGATTGGTTATGACAAAGCAGCAGAAATTGCTAAAAAAGCTTATGCGAAAGGGAAAACGATCAGAGAAGTCGTTCGTGAGGAAGGTATACTGTCAGAGGAACAGATTGATTACTATTTAGACGTGAAAAAGATGGTTTAATTTCATTCTTTTTTATTCATCTTACCCTTTTAGGAAGTTTGATCCTAAAGGGTATTTTTTTTGTAAAAAAACAAAATCTAAAAGTGATAAGAATAGAAGGAGGAACCTTTTTCATGGAATGGCTCAAAATCATTGGAATAAGCTTTACCATGATTTCGATTGGTTTTATTATCTTACGAGTGGTAGCAAAGAGGAATTTTAGCGAAATGTCTCCTTTTCATATTTTCCTCGTTCTCATGTTAACCAACATTCTTTCTGAACCGATTAAGACCGATCATTTTGCAGAAATTATTATTCCTACACTTGTGATCGTTTTCTCATTTTTTCTATATTCTTATTTACAAACATCAAATCGACTAAGTAAAGGGATTAAAGCAAAACCGATTGTCCTTGTTCGCCATGGAAATATCGATGAAAAAGCATTGAGTCAAGCGAAAATCACATTATCCGAAATGTTAGCAGAATTACGAGTAAAAGGTTATAGCCATGTTCAAGATGTAGAATTTGCCATATTGGAAGAAACGGGTAAACTAAGTGTTATTCCAAATTCAAGCAAAAGGCCTTTAACCCCTAGTGATATATCATATGTTCCTAGTTATGAAGGACTTCCTGTACCTCTAATTATGGACGGGGTTATTCTCTATGATAATCTTGCCAAGATCAAGATGTCACCGAAAGAATTACTCAATCGATTAAGTCTTCAAGGCTATGATCAACAAATGATAAAAACCATTTCTTTGGCAGTATTAGATGAAAGAAACAATCTCATCATCGATCAAAATGACGATACCAATCAAGGGAATATCGCTCAACAACAACAAACCATCTGGTCAAAAATCTATGAAGATATGCATGCACAGCGTAAATCGCCAGAAGAAAAAGATTTAGGAATTGTCGATGATTATATAAAACCAAAACCGTAGAGGTGATTTTTTATGGATGAAACTATCGTGTCGGTTGTTCGATCAATTATTGCCTTTATGACATTACTGATTTTCACAAGATTATTAGGAAAACAACAAGTTGGTCAACTTACAGCGTTTGAATATGTCGCTGGGATTACGATTGGATCCGCAGCTTCATCACTGAGTATCGATTTGTCCATTAAACCTTTTCCTCAATGGTTAGCATTAGCAACTTGGGTCATTCTTGTTTGGGGGTTACAAAAGATATCTTTAAAACAACGCTGGATAGCAAAAGTAATGGGGGATCAACCCACAATTTTGATTCAACATGGGAAGATTCTCGAAAAGAACCTTGAAAAATTACGATATCGTTATGATGAACTGATGTCACAACTGCGTGATAAAGATATTTTTGACATTACTCAGGTAGAATTCGCTTTATTAGAACCTAATGGAAATTTATCTGTCTTAAAAAAGGCAGAATATGAACCTATTACATCATCCGATCTACAAATCGTACCAAAACAAAATGGTTTAATGATTGAAGTGATTATGGATGGAGTTATTATCGATCAAAATTTAAAAAATGCGAATAAAACTGAAGAATGGTTGTTGCAACAACTACAAGCACAAGGGATCAAAGATTTAAAAGAGGTTAATTTCGCTGTGATTTTACCGAATGGACAATTATATGTTGACCGCTTCAAGGATAATCTAAAGGAAATTGATATTGGTGATTTTCATGGGCCATATTAAAGAAGGGGGGAATAATCATTGAGAAAGAAAGTTATTATATTGGGATCAACAGCGATTATTCTTTTATTTATCGCAATTATGGTTAGTGGTACCTTCTTAAAAAGGCCATTGACCAAAGATGATAATGTAATTGGGCAAGTGAATTTTATCGAAGCCTCTGTGAAGCAAAAGGATTGGCAACTTGCTAATGAACATTTAGAACAAGGCATAAAAGCATGGGAAAAAGTTAAAAATCGGATCCAATTTAGTGTAGAACGAGATTTTATTACTGAAATAGATAATAAATTGGCAACATTAAAAGGTGCAATCAAGGCAAAGGATGATAAAATGATTATTCTAACTACAGAAGAGTTAAAATTCGTTTGGCAGGAGCTTGGAAAATAATACTTTAATTTTTATTCGACTATATTATAATGAAATTTGAAAAATGAATATACGATACAAAGTATATTCCTTCAGGGCAGGGTGCAATTCCCGACCGGCGGTGATCTATTTCCTAAATAGTAAGCCCGCGAGCTATATATCAGCAGGATTTGGTGGAATTCCAGAGCCGACAGTAAAGTCTGGATGGGAGAAGGATGTCTAGATTGGTGTATGCCATTATAGGATAGAGTATGTTATTCTCTATTCTGTTTTAAGTAATTACTCTGCCCTTGGAGAGAATCCAAGGGTTTTTTTATACACCAATATATAAGGCATCTCATTAAAAAATATTTAATGAGAGGAGAAATAGTATGAACAAATCGAATCAAAAAAAGAGACCATTAAACCAGCTTGTATTTACTGCAATCATGGGAGGACTTGCATTTGTGATTATGTTTTTTGACTTTCCATTGCCCTTTATCCCCGCTGATTTTCTAAAGTTTGATTTTAGTGAGATTCCTGCGCTTATTACAGCTATCTTTTTTGGCTCTGCGGCAGGAGTGATGGTTGAATTCTTAAAAAATGTCTTGCACTTCATTATGAAAGGCGGAGGTGCGGTACCATTAGTTGGTGAATTGGCGAACTTTCTCGCAGGAACATTGTTTATCTTAGGAATGACATGGATCTTTAATAAATTTCGTACGAATACAGGACTATTCTTAGGTCTTTTACTTGGAAGTCTTTTAATGACGGTGATGATGTCTTTAGCAAACTATTTTGTGCTCTTGCCACTATACGGAATAAGTGGAGTGCAAAAACTACCATTGATCACCTCGGCGATCGTTCCTTTTAACCTTTTTAAAGGGGCCTTGATTACAATCGCGATGATGCCGATCTATGTATCCCTAAAATCAGTAGAACCAAGATTGCGATTACAGTGAAATTATAAATAATCCGGGGACTGACTCATAAGAATGTGATGGCTGATCCTTTACTTTTGGGTCAGCCCCGTTTTTTCTTCTAGGAGTTGAAATTTGCTTTAGGTTAACAAGCTTGATACAATGATAACACTGATAATGATATAGAAAAAAGGAGAGAGTTTTTATGGCTAAAACAGACGAAATCTTTACAATTGGACAAAAAGCACCGGATTTCACCCTTCCAGCAAGTAATGGTGAACAAGTAAGTTTGCATGATTTCAGGGGGAAATATGTCGTTCTTTATTTTTATCCCAAAGATAATACCCCTGGGTGTACAACAGAAGCTTGCTCCTTTCGCGATTATCATGAAGAATTTAAAGGTTTAAATGCAGTGATTCTTGGTGTAAGTCCTGACCCACTAAAGTCTCACGCCAAGTTTATTGAAAAATATCAACTTCCCTTTTTATTGCTATCTGATGAAAATCACAAAGTGGCCGAAGCCTATGGTGTTTGGAAATTGAAGAAAATGTATGGAAAAGAATATATGGGAATTGAACGCTCTACATTTATTATTGATCCTGAAGGTAATCTTGTTAATATTTATCGAAAAGTAAAAGTTAAAGGTCACGTTGAAGAAGCTTTAGAATTTATTAAAAACCAGATAAAGGGTTAAAAGAAAAAGCAAAAACCACTGTCTTAAGGCAGTGGTTTTTGCTTAAAACATTTTGGCGCAAATCAAATACAAGCTACAACAGCTTTGTCTATTCCAGTGCTTTGGTTGTTCGTGAGTCCAAAACGATTGTTTTCACGAAAAGGAAAAGGAATTTTTTGAATGTTTAAAGAAATAAAAAAATAAACTCTAGAATAAAGAAGAGGTGAATATCGTGAAAATCGTTTTCTCGGCTAAAATTAGCGAAAAACATCAAATCACATTGAAAGAACAGTTTCCAAATAGCGATTTTTATTTTTATGCAAATATAGATGAAGCAAAAAATGAGATTGCAAGTGCGGAAATTTTCGTAACCTATGGAGAAGATCTAAATGATGAAATCGTTCAAAATATGAATCAGCTAAAATGGATACATGTAGTGAGCGCTGGATTAGATAAGATGCCTTTTCAATCATTACAAGAAAGGAAGGTAATCGTTACCAATTCAAAAGGTATTCATCGAGTTCCAATGTCAGAGTATACAATGGCTGTTATTTTACAATTAGTGAGAAAAACGAATCAATTCTTTGAAAAGCAAAAAGAGGGTCTTTGGGATCGTACGATTCGTGTTTCTGAGGTTTATGGAAGTACAATTGGAATTATTGGGTTGGGAGCAATTGGCCTAGCGATTGCAGAAAAAGCAAAAATTTTTGGTATGACAGTGATTGGTACAAATACAGATGGTCGACCTATCCCAGGTATAGACAAAGTATACCCTTCATCTTCATTAAAAGAGGTACTTTCTAAGAGTGATTACGTCGTTGTTATTGTCCCTTTAACAGATCAAACTTATCGCATGATAGGACGAGAAGAATTATTGGCGATGAAAAGGTCAGCTTACTTAATTAATATCTCCCGAGGAGATGTCATTGACGAGCAGGGATTATTAGAAACATTACGAAATCGAGAAATTGCTGGGGCTGTTTTAGATGTTTTTTCTGAAGAACCGTTACCAAGCAATCATCCATTTTGGGGGTTAGATAATGTTATTATTACTCCCCATGTCTCGGGAAGATCGCCGAAATATATGGAACGAGCACTAGAAATATTCAAAAACAATTTTCTGTTTTATCTAAATCAGGATTTTTCACAAATGAAAAATTTAGTTGATTTGCAAAAAGGATATTAAATTTAAAGTGGGGTTATTTCAGTGAAAATCTATACGAAAACTGGAGATCAAGGATATACGTCTTTAACTGGTGGAGAAAGAGTGGAGAAGAACAATCCCCATGTCGAAGCCTATGGCACGGTAGACGAAGCCAATTCGATGATTGGATTGGCAATTGCAAAGATCGATCAAATAGAGCAAAAATCCTTAGAAAAGATCATTCACATGTTAAATCAGGTACAGCAAGATCTATTTCATGTTGGATCAGAATTATCAACTCCAAAAGGAAAAAATGTGTATTGGCCAATCACAGACGACCAAGTAGTTAGACTCGAGCAATTTATCGATGAATTAGAAAAGGATCTTCAACCACTTCAACAGTTTATTTTACCTGGTGGTTCTGAAGCAGGAGCCATTCTTCATTTGGCAAGAACCATTATCCGTCGTGCTGAACGGCAAACCATCTACATTAAGGATCGATTGTCATCAGGTAGAGCGATTACCTATCTAAATCGTTGTTCTGATTTTTTGTTTGTGGCTGCGAGATGGGTGAATCTAAAGTTGGGTTATATCGAAACCCCATTTATACTACCGTCGAATCATTAAGTAAAATCCTTCCCTTATTTTCCATTCACTTTTACGTATGACCATTTTTATCAAGGTAATACTAAGGCTTGTGAAGGAAAGGGGGGAAAGAAAATGCCAAAAAAGAATAAACAAATGCAAAATACTGCTCAACAAAATGCTTTACAACAGGGTGTAACCCAAAATGCGAATCAAGAAGCACCAGCACAATCTTTTACTCAAAGTACTGGTACTCAAGAAGAGCGTGGAGAAAACCGTCAACCATAATCACATAGCTATATATATCACACATAAAAGAGTACAGGCGATCCTGTACTCTTTTATTTTTATGATTGTTTCACATATTTTCTAATTTATTATTGTCTATAATTATCGTTATAATATAAAAAAAATACAAGTTATTATTTTTACATCATGATTACTAAATTAAAGTTGTCAAAATTTAGACGTTTTTATGTAACAAAAATTCTTATTTCGCATGATATACTACAAAGTAGAAAAGGTGAAAGTATGAAGGATAAAAAGGTGAAACTGCCAAATCGAGTACCCACAAAACAAATACTAAAAATACTCTCTTCCTTATATCCTGAAGCAAAATGTGAGTTATTGTATCGAAATCCTTTTGAATTGTTAATCGCTACGATGTTATCGGCTCAAGCTACAGATAAAAAAGTGAACCAAATCACTCCATTCCTCTTTCAAAAATATAAAGCACCTGAAGATTTTTTAGCATTATCTCAACAAGAACTAGAAGAAGAAATTAAGCAAATAGGTCTTTATAAAACGAAAAGCAAGAATATTTTGGAAACATGCCGAATTCTTGTTGAAAAATATAATGGTGAGGTTCCTAAAAGCCGAGAAAAGTTAGAATCCCTTCCTGGAGTAGGTAGAAAGACTGCAAATGTCGTACTAAGTAATGCTTTTGGAATCCCAGCGATTGCTGTAGATACACATGTCTTCCGTGTTTCTAATCGTATCGGTTTAGCAAAAAGCGATCAAGTATTAGAAACGGAATTACAATTAATGAAAAGAATTCCTAGAAATCTCTGGTCAAATGCTCATCATTGGTTGATTTGGCATGGAAGAAGAGTATGTACGGCTAGAAATCCAAAATGTGAAATTTGTTCACTACAACCGTATTGTCAATATGCAAAAGAAAATAAAATAGTACAACTTAAGAAAAACTAGGGGAAAAACTAGGATTATATGGTCTAACGCACTCCGATTCCTCGTGACATATAATCCATACAACGTTTTAATTATGAAAAGAAAGGGAGGAGACCTATGAACAAAGAAAAATTAAAAGAAGCGTTCGATTTATTAAAAAATAATGGGATAAGAATGACTCCGCAAAGGCATGCAATTTTAACCTATCTTTATCAAACAAATTCACATCCAACAGCGGATGAGATTTACAAAAAATTAGAAGGAAAATTTCCTAATATGAGTGTAGCAACTGTATATAATAATCTAAGGGTATTTAAAGAAGCCAATTTAATTCAGGAATTGTCATTTGGTGATGATTCTAGTCGCTTTGAAGCGAATATGTCCAAACATTATCATATTATTTGTAAGAATTGTGGTCATATTGAAGACTTTTCCTATCCTTGTATCACAGATATTGAAAAAGTTGCTGAAAAAGAAACAGGATTTAAAATCGAGTCTCACTGTGTTGAAATCTATGGAATTTGCCAAGACTGTCAATCCGTTAGCGTTGAGTGAGAATCGGTATATTAAAGATTTTACTTAAAAAAATTATAAAATATAAAAAAATTCCTCTCTCACAATCGTAAGAGAGGAAAATTTATTTTATGATCAATATTCAGGAAGAGTAAAAAGAAATGCACAATTAGTATTATATATATTATTTTTAATGTGTCAATAGTGTA
The DNA window shown above is from Tepidibacillus fermentans and carries:
- a CDS encoding class II fumarate hydratase, whose translation is MQGEFRISRDSLGEVKVPKDAYYGAQTQRAIENFPISGLRLPRRFIRAQGIIKYSAAYANSTVGDLDQRLAEAIMKAAEEVIEGKWDHQFVVDVYQAGAGTSQNMNANEVIANRAIELMGGEKGDTSIVHPNDHVNMAQSTNDTIHVAINIAAVEAVYHDLIPELDGLIETLEQKGRDFYHIIKSGRTHLQDAVPMRLGQEFYGYKETLVEAKKTILESLDLLYQIGFGGNAVGTGINAHPKYSELAIEKVAEITGFPFRNPSNRFMFMQNTQGAIKLSGALKNLAIHLIKIASDLRLLSSGPRTGLAEITLPPVQPGSSIMPGKVNPVMAEMMNMIGSQVIGNDATITSAGQASQLELNVMMPVIAYNLLHSLQILSNGIKVFNERSVKGIMANEKRCNELMEQSLALATALNPAIGYDKAAEIAKKAYAKGKTIREVVREEGILSEEQIDYYLDVKKMV
- a CDS encoding DUF421 domain-containing protein, with the translated sequence MEWLKIIGISFTMISIGFIILRVVAKRNFSEMSPFHIFLVLMLTNILSEPIKTDHFAEIIIPTLVIVFSFFLYSYLQTSNRLSKGIKAKPIVLVRHGNIDEKALSQAKITLSEMLAELRVKGYSHVQDVEFAILEETGKLSVIPNSSKRPLTPSDISYVPSYEGLPVPLIMDGVILYDNLAKIKMSPKELLNRLSLQGYDQQMIKTISLAVLDERNNLIIDQNDDTNQGNIAQQQQTIWSKIYEDMHAQRKSPEEKDLGIVDDYIKPKP
- a CDS encoding DUF421 domain-containing protein gives rise to the protein MDETIVSVVRSIIAFMTLLIFTRLLGKQQVGQLTAFEYVAGITIGSAASSLSIDLSIKPFPQWLALATWVILVWGLQKISLKQRWIAKVMGDQPTILIQHGKILEKNLEKLRYRYDELMSQLRDKDIFDITQVEFALLEPNGNLSVLKKAEYEPITSSDLQIVPKQNGLMIEVIMDGVIIDQNLKNANKTEEWLLQQLQAQGIKDLKEVNFAVILPNGQLYVDRFKDNLKEIDIGDFHGPY
- a CDS encoding DUF4363 family protein → MRKKVIILGSTAIILLFIAIMVSGTFLKRPLTKDDNVIGQVNFIEASVKQKDWQLANEHLEQGIKAWEKVKNRIQFSVERDFITEIDNKLATLKGAIKAKDDKMIILTTEELKFVWQELGK
- a CDS encoding ECF transporter S component yields the protein MNKSNQKKRPLNQLVFTAIMGGLAFVIMFFDFPLPFIPADFLKFDFSEIPALITAIFFGSAAGVMVEFLKNVLHFIMKGGGAVPLVGELANFLAGTLFILGMTWIFNKFRTNTGLFLGLLLGSLLMTVMMSLANYFVLLPLYGISGVQKLPLITSAIVPFNLFKGALITIAMMPIYVSLKSVEPRLRLQ
- the bcp gene encoding thioredoxin-dependent thiol peroxidase, producing the protein MAKTDEIFTIGQKAPDFTLPASNGEQVSLHDFRGKYVVLYFYPKDNTPGCTTEACSFRDYHEEFKGLNAVILGVSPDPLKSHAKFIEKYQLPFLLLSDENHKVAEAYGVWKLKKMYGKEYMGIERSTFIIDPEGNLVNIYRKVKVKGHVEEALEFIKNQIKG
- a CDS encoding D-2-hydroxyacid dehydrogenase, with the translated sequence MKIVFSAKISEKHQITLKEQFPNSDFYFYANIDEAKNEIASAEIFVTYGEDLNDEIVQNMNQLKWIHVVSAGLDKMPFQSLQERKVIVTNSKGIHRVPMSEYTMAVILQLVRKTNQFFEKQKEGLWDRTIRVSEVYGSTIGIIGLGAIGLAIAEKAKIFGMTVIGTNTDGRPIPGIDKVYPSSSLKEVLSKSDYVVVIVPLTDQTYRMIGREELLAMKRSAYLINISRGDVIDEQGLLETLRNREIAGAVLDVFSEEPLPSNHPFWGLDNVIITPHVSGRSPKYMERALEIFKNNFLFYLNQDFSQMKNLVDLQKGY
- a CDS encoding cob(I)yrinic acid a,c-diamide adenosyltransferase: MKIYTKTGDQGYTSLTGGERVEKNNPHVEAYGTVDEANSMIGLAIAKIDQIEQKSLEKIIHMLNQVQQDLFHVGSELSTPKGKNVYWPITDDQVVRLEQFIDELEKDLQPLQQFILPGGSEAGAILHLARTIIRRAERQTIYIKDRLSSGRAITYLNRCSDFLFVAARWVNLKLGYIETPFILPSNH
- the nth gene encoding endonuclease III; its protein translation is MKDKKVKLPNRVPTKQILKILSSLYPEAKCELLYRNPFELLIATMLSAQATDKKVNQITPFLFQKYKAPEDFLALSQQELEEEIKQIGLYKTKSKNILETCRILVEKYNGEVPKSREKLESLPGVGRKTANVVLSNAFGIPAIAVDTHVFRVSNRIGLAKSDQVLETELQLMKRIPRNLWSNAHHWLIWHGRRVCTARNPKCEICSLQPYCQYAKENKIVQLKKN
- a CDS encoding Fur family transcriptional regulator — protein: MNKEKLKEAFDLLKNNGIRMTPQRHAILTYLYQTNSHPTADEIYKKLEGKFPNMSVATVYNNLRVFKEANLIQELSFGDDSSRFEANMSKHYHIICKNCGHIEDFSYPCITDIEKVAEKETGFKIESHCVEIYGICQDCQSVSVE